The window CCAGGCTGGAGCCGGAACAAACCCAACGCGCTGTTCCCTCCCTGGCTGTCTTGCTGCAGTCTGAATCTGCTAACATTCGCGGTGAGGCGATCGGTGTTCTTGGCATTATTGGCGGTGAAAAAGCAATTTCTCAGATCCGCGCAATGGAAAACGACCCAAGCCCCCAGGTTCGGGAGATGGTCGATCTGGTATTGGAGGAATCAGCATGACCCGATTTCCCTGGTGGGGCTCTGTTATATTGGCAATTATCGGATATCTCGGTTTGAAGTACGGCACCCCGCAACTGCTTGATCCGGAAAACCACCTCAGCAATCTGTTACCCCAATTTGCACCGGTTTTCGCCATGGGCTTTTTGCTGCTCGCAGCCAAACAGCTTTACGATGACGATCCAAATGAAAATGTGGATCATGATGAACAAGAGTCAGGTAAAAGTCGAGACGACCAGAAGCGGGACTGAGGCTCAACAGGGTCACTGGCGATAACGCTCCAAGCAGTTTTCAGCATACCAGGATTCTTTAGCCTGAAACATTCGGGAATCTGCCAGGTCCAGCATCTCTTCCGCGCCCCGCTCAGTAGAGCAGGAAACACCGAAACTGATCCGCACCTGTTCACGGCTCTTTTCGCCAGTCAGTTCATCAACACAATCAATAACAGCATTCACAAGCATACCATTGATGCGATCCACTAGTTTATCTGCCTCTTCACGAAAGGCGTTAGGACAGAGAATTATAATCTCATCCCCACCAAACCTAAAAACCAGGTCAGAACTCCTGACGTTTTTCACCAGCAAGGCCGCTGCCGTCCTTATCAGCAGGTCACCGGCCTTATGGCCATACGTATCGTTGACCCGTTTCAAGCCGTTGATATCACCAAAGACCAGTGAGAACGCAGTCTCAGGACGCGCCTTGGCACACCATTCAGCAAATATCCGCTCGAAATACTTCCGGTTGAACAGCCCCGTGAGGTGGTCGGTGTTGGACAACCGTTCAAGCTCCCGAGCCTGAATGCGGGAGCGTGAAATACCGCGAATCGTCTCCAGAAAAACCTCCATAGTCCGTCGCTCGGCTTCATCCAGCTTTGTGCCTTTAATAAAGAGTTTAAAGCAATAAACCGCCAAGCCCTGGGTGGAAGCCGAATAAATACCACCGCCAAATACCTGCCAGCCTGCGCTGGCAACTGAAGAAATAGTCTCATCGCCCTT of the Desulfosediminicola ganghwensis genome contains:
- a CDS encoding HEAT repeat domain-containing protein, whose protein sequence is MNEVDDAELKKVMADFLELGHVENIIAMYRHDPRYYDWTGEILDDERFAVRIGVSVLFEELTRLEPEQTQRAVPSLAVLLQSESANIRGEAIGVLGIIGGEKAISQIRAMENDPSPQVREMVDLVLEESA